The following are from one region of the Acetobacteroides hydrogenigenes genome:
- a CDS encoding GSCFA domain-containing protein yields the protein MSILDPNKYQTEVQLPCFEARVGYQRPFMMMGSCFATNVGERLVRLKLPVMVNPFGVIYNPLSVASSIRRLVDGLPLVADDLFEQGGLWNSYAHHSSFSATDRDECLAKINQSMASGAIMLRESSHLIVTLGTSWAYQLKASGAVVANCHKTKAAEFDRIFVNTSQAVEALKEAVAAARSINPSLKIIFTVSPIRHIKDGLVENQRSKASLILACHTLCSELSGVAYFPSYEIMMDELRDYRFYADDMVHPSSLAVDIIFKKFVHSAVNAQSVEAMNEVDRIVRAVEHIPFNSEGAEYRKFCASMAAKAEALQRKYSFLDLSVEIERFSR from the coding sequence ATGTCAATCCTAGATCCCAACAAGTATCAAACCGAAGTTCAGCTGCCCTGCTTCGAGGCGCGCGTGGGCTACCAGCGCCCGTTTATGATGATGGGCTCGTGCTTTGCCACCAACGTTGGCGAGCGGCTTGTCCGGCTTAAACTTCCGGTGATGGTTAACCCCTTTGGGGTAATCTACAATCCGCTATCGGTGGCCTCCAGCATTAGGCGGCTGGTGGATGGCCTCCCTTTGGTTGCCGATGATCTCTTTGAGCAGGGTGGGCTTTGGAACAGCTACGCGCACCACTCGTCGTTCTCGGCAACCGACAGGGACGAGTGCCTAGCAAAGATCAACCAGTCGATGGCTTCGGGGGCAATAATGCTGCGCGAGTCGTCGCACCTCATCGTAACATTGGGAACCTCGTGGGCGTACCAGCTAAAGGCATCGGGTGCGGTGGTGGCCAACTGCCACAAGACGAAGGCTGCCGAGTTCGACCGCATCTTTGTAAATACCTCCCAAGCCGTTGAGGCGCTAAAGGAGGCCGTTGCAGCAGCCCGAAGCATCAACCCATCGCTTAAGATTATCTTTACCGTAAGCCCAATACGCCATATCAAGGATGGGCTGGTGGAGAACCAGCGGAGCAAGGCCTCGCTGATACTTGCCTGCCACACGCTTTGCAGCGAGCTAAGCGGCGTAGCCTACTTTCCATCGTACGAGATCATGATGGACGAGCTGCGCGACTACCGCTTCTACGCCGACGACATGGTGCACCCTTCGAGCCTAGCGGTAGATATCATCTTTAAGAAGTTCGTACACTCGGCGGTTAACGCCCAGTCGGTGGAGGCCATGAACGAGGTGGATCGAATTGTTAGGGCAGTGGAGCACATACCCTTCAACTCCGAAGGTGCGGAGTACCGGAAATTCTGCGCTTCGATGGCCGCCAAGGCCGAGGCGCTGCAGCGAAAGTACTCCTTTTTGGACCTGTCGGTGGAGATTGAGCGCTTTAGTCGATAG
- the queG gene encoding tRNA epoxyqueuosine(34) reductase QueG, with protein sequence MDALAQTSLSQTIRTLAASLGFDAVGFVRATRLDGEATHLRAWLDAGHHAGMAWMEGHFDKRVDPTLLVEGAKSVVVVLLSYKPAEVQPADAPQFAKYAYGDDYHEVIKAKLWELLAQIKEIEPEADGRPFVDSAPVLERAWAERAGLGWIGKNSLLLNRQLGSLTFIGTLMLNLELDYGTPVRPSCGTCTRCIDACPTGAIVAPKVVDARRCISYQTIENRGEIPADIQRLVGNRVFGCDACLDACPWNAKVIPNNHPELAPRKAILTYTAAQWQAVDEAQFAAIFRRSAVKRAKLSGFRRNLEVVVGNEEGNDS encoded by the coding sequence ATGGATGCGCTAGCCCAAACATCGTTAAGCCAAACCATCCGCACGCTTGCCGCTAGCCTCGGCTTCGATGCGGTAGGCTTTGTTCGTGCCACAAGGCTCGATGGCGAGGCCACCCACCTACGCGCGTGGCTCGATGCGGGCCACCATGCCGGCATGGCGTGGATGGAGGGGCACTTCGACAAGCGGGTAGACCCTACGCTGCTGGTGGAGGGGGCCAAGTCGGTGGTGGTGGTGCTCCTCAGCTACAAGCCTGCCGAGGTGCAGCCTGCCGATGCCCCTCAATTTGCCAAGTACGCCTACGGCGACGACTACCACGAGGTGATCAAGGCCAAGCTGTGGGAGCTGCTGGCGCAAATCAAAGAGATAGAACCCGAGGCCGATGGCCGTCCGTTTGTCGACTCGGCGCCCGTGCTCGAGCGCGCCTGGGCCGAAAGGGCAGGGCTGGGTTGGATCGGGAAAAACTCGCTGCTGCTCAATCGCCAGCTGGGCTCGCTCACCTTTATCGGTACGCTGATGCTCAACCTCGAGCTCGACTATGGTACGCCTGTACGACCCTCGTGCGGAACGTGTACGCGCTGCATCGATGCCTGTCCTACGGGGGCCATCGTTGCGCCCAAGGTGGTGGATGCGCGCCGCTGCATATCGTACCAAACCATCGAGAATAGGGGAGAGATACCAGCGGATATTCAACGGCTCGTGGGCAACCGCGTTTTTGGCTGCGATGCCTGCCTAGATGCCTGCCCGTGGAACGCGAAGGTAATCCCCAATAATCATCCCGAGCTGGCGCCCCGCAAGGCCATCCTTACCTACACCGCCGCGCAGTGGCAGGCGGTGGACGAGGCGCAGTTCGCGGCCATCTTCCGCCGTTCGGCCGTCAAGCGCGCCAAGCTAAGCGGCTTCAGACGGAATCTGGAGGTGGTTGTGGGGAATGAGGAGGGTAACGACAGCTGA
- a CDS encoding SGNH/GDSL hydrolase family protein, whose protein sequence is MLKKTILALCILSSPVLSARAQQVVLPSSSFVKVQGRVDSSNPERYRFDYPGVNFSMKFSGSSTVAARVKGSGSTFFQAFINGKPALALSGKQAIYKSTGDTTIVLATNLSKKAAHEVVLFKRTENLDNVPAEFMGFVVDNNATCTSASELYRPRKMEFLGNSITCAFGTESKNRNSKFTAETENSYLSYANILARAFDADVNIVAHSGRGVVRNYNDKNMVSTSDATVPKLFKRTIDADSTSEWDFKRYTPDAVVVNLGTNDYSTHPHPFKAIFVDGYLKLIAQIREAYGSQTQIFCIVGPMIDEPCYSYVKEIVEAQKVLNKDGRIHFIGIPRSALSSEKDYGAAWHPGGDGQKKIAQIVAPTVSTVMDWSYNRSEMDDIKGGQDFYSRER, encoded by the coding sequence ATGCTAAAAAAAACAATTTTAGCCCTCTGCATTCTATCCTCGCCTGTTCTAAGCGCTCGTGCGCAGCAAGTAGTACTTCCCAGCAGCTCCTTTGTTAAGGTACAAGGTCGTGTAGATAGTTCCAACCCCGAACGCTACCGGTTTGACTACCCAGGGGTAAACTTTTCCATGAAGTTCTCGGGCAGCAGTACCGTAGCCGCACGAGTAAAAGGCTCGGGGAGTACCTTCTTTCAAGCATTCATCAACGGGAAGCCCGCATTAGCTCTTTCAGGAAAGCAGGCGATCTACAAGTCTACTGGCGATACAACCATCGTACTTGCCACCAACCTATCGAAGAAAGCAGCCCACGAGGTGGTTCTCTTCAAAAGAACCGAGAATCTAGACAACGTCCCTGCCGAGTTCATGGGTTTCGTAGTCGACAATAATGCCACCTGCACAAGCGCATCCGAACTATACAGGCCAAGAAAGATGGAATTTCTAGGGAACTCCATAACCTGCGCGTTTGGAACCGAATCGAAGAATAGAAATTCGAAGTTTACTGCCGAAACCGAGAATAGCTACCTCAGCTACGCCAACATTCTTGCCCGCGCCTTCGATGCCGACGTAAATATTGTGGCGCACTCGGGCCGTGGGGTTGTTCGGAACTACAACGATAAAAACATGGTTTCGACTAGCGACGCTACCGTGCCTAAGCTTTTTAAACGTACCATCGACGCTGACTCGACCTCAGAGTGGGACTTCAAGCGCTATACTCCCGATGCCGTTGTGGTAAACCTCGGCACCAACGACTACTCCACTCACCCCCATCCGTTCAAGGCTATCTTCGTTGATGGCTACCTTAAGCTGATTGCCCAAATCCGGGAAGCCTACGGAAGCCAAACCCAGATCTTTTGCATTGTAGGACCAATGATCGACGAGCCCTGCTACAGCTACGTTAAGGAGATCGTCGAAGCACAAAAGGTTCTTAACAAGGATGGTCGGATACACTTTATTGGGATTCCCAGATCAGCGCTTTCTTCGGAAAAGGATTACGGAGCCGCATGGCACCCTGGCGGGGATGGCCAAAAGAAGATAGCCCAAATAGTGGCTCCAACAGTAAGCACCGTGATGGATTGGAGCTACAACCGATCGGAGATGGACGACATTAAGGGAGGACAGGACTTTTACTCCAGAGAAAGATAG
- a CDS encoding DUF6261 family protein, whose translation MKTKINNLSFQRLRVGELSAFITLILPIINACPTIGDKLKRLLQELAQTMVALEASTNPASFEPQTKAVKAADKNRDRSLSRFIHLVEYFQLSDVAAEAEAANLILKAIKDSGDIFHMGLKAETSALHGLNALFTTNPRYVAALTLLKATAEWGKVWALQQEFETTYGYRNGVMVEEKPDAAAYEVAKTASKQCSSILELVEDLYNVEEKPEYLAIMEKVNVEIDKTMAIVRTRETLAAKAREEEKKKS comes from the coding sequence ATGAAAACAAAAATTAACAACCTATCCTTCCAACGCTTACGCGTTGGGGAGCTGTCTGCCTTTATCACTTTAATTCTGCCTATCATTAATGCGTGTCCAACGATAGGCGATAAGCTAAAGCGCCTGCTGCAGGAGCTGGCCCAAACAATGGTAGCGCTCGAGGCCTCCACCAATCCGGCCAGCTTCGAACCACAAACCAAGGCTGTAAAAGCAGCGGATAAGAATCGCGACCGAAGCCTTTCGCGATTCATACACTTAGTTGAGTATTTCCAGCTAAGCGACGTGGCAGCCGAGGCCGAAGCCGCTAACCTCATCCTTAAGGCCATTAAGGATTCCGGAGATATTTTCCACATGGGGCTAAAGGCCGAAACATCGGCCCTACACGGGCTGAATGCCCTCTTTACCACCAACCCCCGCTACGTAGCAGCCCTTACGCTGCTAAAGGCTACCGCCGAATGGGGTAAGGTTTGGGCCCTTCAGCAGGAGTTCGAAACCACCTACGGCTACCGCAACGGCGTTATGGTGGAGGAGAAACCCGATGCTGCCGCCTACGAGGTGGCCAAAACGGCCAGCAAGCAGTGCTCGTCCATCCTAGAGCTCGTCGAGGACCTGTACAACGTGGAGGAGAAGCCCGAATACCTGGCCATCATGGAAAAGGTGAACGTCGAAATCGATAAAACCATGGCCATCGTTCGCACGCGCGAAACGCTAGCCGCCAAGGCGCGCGAGGAGGAAAAGAAGAAATCCTAG